One Microbacterium trichothecenolyticum DNA window includes the following coding sequences:
- a CDS encoding MarR family winged helix-turn-helix transcriptional regulator: MSRDDDLQRLLLAVHALTRIAAIDTQNDAPSAQWRTLTLLRDHGPQRLGELATLSRVTQPGMTRLVHQMDAAGLVERHRDPHDSRVSVIVATDAGLHALDHWFQSLRAALAPHVADLSDAEWEAVRIAAGALSARVGLHSPSAPEKIGASR; the protein is encoded by the coding sequence ATGAGCCGCGACGACGATCTGCAGAGACTCCTCCTCGCGGTGCACGCGCTCACCCGCATCGCGGCGATCGACACCCAGAACGACGCCCCCTCCGCGCAGTGGCGCACCCTGACGCTGCTGCGCGACCACGGCCCCCAGCGCCTGGGCGAGCTCGCCACGCTCAGCCGCGTCACGCAGCCGGGCATGACGCGCCTGGTGCACCAAATGGACGCCGCGGGACTCGTCGAGCGACACCGTGACCCCCACGACTCGCGCGTGAGCGTCATCGTCGCCACCGACGCGGGACTGCACGCCCTCGATCACTGGTTCCAGTCGCTGCGCGCCGCACTCGCCCCGCACGTGGCCGACCTGTCGGATGCCGAGTGGGAGGCCGTGCGCATCGCCGCCGGCGCCCTGTCGGCCCGGGTCGGCCTGCACTCCCCGTCCGCCCCCGAGAAGATCGGAGCCTCCCGATGA
- a CDS encoding alpha,alpha-trehalose-phosphate synthase (UDP-forming) → MTQADFVVVANRLPVDRTPDGEGWRRSPGGLVTALEPVMRRAEGAWVGWAGQADVTLDPFDFEGTHLVPVTLSVADVAHYYEGFSNDTIWPLYHDVIAAPTYKRAWWDAYVRVNQRFAEAAAAVAADRGIVWVQDYQLQLVPRMLRELRPDLTIGYFHHIPFPAYGLYAQLPWRKQVLEGLLGADVIGFQRVADAGNFARAVRRQLRYETKASGILVPEAGGTRIALAKAFPISIDVDSYIELAQRPDIQQRAKEIREGLGNPRKILLGVDRLDYTKGIRHRLKAWGELLEDGRATVEDATLVQVASPSRERVDAYVQLRDEIEMTVGRINGDYDTTTHTAIRYLHQSYPREEMVALFLAADVMLVTALRDGMNLVAKEYVASRTDNRGVLLLSEFAGAADEMGSALLINPHDIDGLKDAIVRAIDMPAAEQGRRMRTLRKRVRDHDVEDWSREFLAALSTFHERASSAAAAAEVVSPSTDEAEQA, encoded by the coding sequence GTGACCCAGGCCGATTTCGTCGTCGTCGCCAATCGTCTACCCGTCGACCGCACGCCCGATGGCGAGGGGTGGCGCCGCTCGCCCGGTGGTCTCGTCACCGCGCTGGAGCCCGTCATGCGCCGCGCCGAGGGTGCATGGGTCGGATGGGCGGGGCAAGCCGACGTGACTCTCGATCCGTTCGACTTCGAGGGCACGCACCTCGTTCCCGTGACGCTGTCGGTCGCCGATGTCGCCCACTACTACGAGGGCTTCTCGAACGACACCATCTGGCCCCTCTACCACGACGTCATCGCGGCGCCCACGTACAAGCGCGCGTGGTGGGACGCCTACGTGCGCGTCAACCAGCGCTTCGCCGAGGCCGCCGCCGCCGTCGCGGCCGACCGGGGCATCGTGTGGGTGCAGGACTACCAGCTGCAGCTGGTGCCGAGAATGCTGCGGGAGCTGCGTCCCGACCTCACGATCGGCTACTTCCACCACATCCCGTTCCCCGCCTACGGGCTCTACGCGCAGCTGCCCTGGCGCAAGCAGGTGCTCGAGGGACTGCTCGGCGCCGACGTGATCGGGTTCCAGCGCGTGGCCGATGCCGGCAACTTCGCCCGCGCCGTGCGGCGTCAGCTGCGTTACGAGACCAAGGCCAGCGGCATCCTCGTCCCCGAGGCCGGGGGTACGCGTATCGCCCTGGCCAAGGCCTTCCCGATCTCGATCGACGTCGACTCCTACATCGAGCTCGCCCAGAGGCCCGATATCCAGCAGCGTGCGAAAGAGATCCGCGAGGGTCTGGGCAATCCGCGCAAGATCCTGCTCGGCGTCGACCGCCTCGACTACACCAAGGGCATCCGCCATCGTCTCAAGGCATGGGGCGAGCTGCTCGAAGACGGCCGCGCCACGGTCGAAGACGCGACCCTCGTTCAGGTCGCGAGCCCGAGCCGCGAGCGGGTCGACGCGTACGTGCAGCTGCGCGACGAGATCGAGATGACGGTCGGGCGCATCAACGGCGACTACGACACGACCACCCACACGGCGATTCGCTACCTGCACCAGTCGTACCCGCGCGAAGAGATGGTGGCGCTGTTCCTGGCGGCCGACGTCATGCTCGTCACGGCGTTGCGCGACGGCATGAACCTCGTGGCCAAGGAATACGTCGCCAGCCGCACCGACAACCGCGGCGTGCTCCTGCTCAGTGAGTTCGCGGGCGCCGCCGACGAGATGGGCAGTGCGCTGCTGATCAATCCGCACGACATCGACGGGTTGAAGGATGCCATCGTGCGGGCGATCGATATGCCCGCCGCCGAGCAGGGCCGGCGCATGCGGACGCTGCGCAAGCGTGTGCGCGACCATGACGTCGAGGACTGGTCGCGGGAGTTCCTCGCCGCGCTCTCGACCTTCCACGAGCGGGCTTCGTCGGCCGCCGCCGCGGCCGAGGTCGTTTCACCGTCGACCGACGAGGCGGAGCAGGCGTGA
- the otsB gene encoding trehalose-phosphatase, with the protein MTAADATVEAVATTDLLLVALDFDGTLAPLVDEPMTARMTPDARAVVDELVALPRTVVALVSGRSLGHLREIAEHRDDSPIWLAGSHGAQFWVPGSGIEAASDDAADLVLRDRLHGEVVRGTTGMEGVWIEPKEFGLGVHTRTADAETTRIARALADDLVAAEAPAWRRRTGHDILEFSFRHEGKDSAVAHLRERVGATGVVFAGDDVTDEDALRALEAQDLGIHIGGGETAATLRVDDIDAFVAVLNDVVRLRRAHTD; encoded by the coding sequence GTGACCGCCGCCGACGCGACCGTCGAAGCCGTCGCCACCACCGACCTGCTGCTGGTCGCGCTCGATTTCGACGGGACGCTCGCACCGCTCGTCGACGAACCGATGACGGCGCGGATGACGCCCGACGCCCGTGCCGTGGTCGACGAACTCGTCGCGCTGCCCCGCACCGTCGTCGCCCTGGTCTCCGGGCGCTCGCTCGGTCACCTGCGCGAGATCGCGGAGCACCGCGACGACTCACCGATCTGGCTCGCGGGGTCCCACGGTGCGCAGTTCTGGGTCCCCGGCTCGGGGATCGAGGCGGCCAGCGACGACGCCGCCGATCTCGTGCTCCGCGACCGCCTGCACGGCGAAGTCGTGCGAGGGACGACGGGGATGGAGGGCGTCTGGATCGAGCCGAAGGAGTTCGGCCTGGGCGTGCACACACGCACCGCGGATGCCGAGACCACCCGCATCGCCCGCGCGCTCGCCGACGACCTCGTTGCCGCCGAAGCTCCCGCGTGGCGCCGGCGTACCGGACACGACATCCTCGAGTTCTCGTTCCGACACGAGGGCAAGGACTCGGCCGTCGCCCACCTTCGCGAGCGGGTCGGTGCGACGGGCGTGGTCTTCGCCGGCGACGACGTCACCGACGAAGACGCGCTGCGCGCGCTCGAGGCCCAGGATCTCGGCATCCACATCGGCGGGGGCGAGACCGCGGCGACGCTTCGCGTCGACGACATCGACGCGTTCGTCGCGGTGCTGAACGACGTGGTACGCCTGCGTCGAGCACATACCGATTAA
- the ilvD gene encoding dihydroxy-acid dehydratase — MPAPQNPNTGEFDIKPRSRVVTDGIEATTSRGMLRAVGMGDEDWDKPQIGIASSWNEITPCNLSLDRLAQGAKEGVHAGGGYPLQFGTISVSDGISMGHEGMHFSLVSREVIADSVETVMMAERLDGSVLLAGCDKSIPGMLMASARLDLSSVFLYAGSIAPGWVKLSDGTEKDVTIIDSFEAVGACLAGKMSEADLKRIECAIAPGEGACGGMYTANTMASVAEALGLSLPGSAAPPSADRRRDYFAHRSGEAVVNLLRQGITTRDILTKEAFENAIALAMALGGSTNVVLHLLAIANEAEVELNLHDFNRIGDRTPHVADMKPFGQYVMNDVDRHGGIPVIMKAMLDEGLLHGDALTVTGKTLAENLADLDPDPVDGKVIHSFDDPIHATGGITILHGSMAPEGAVVKSAGFDGNVFEGPARVFERERAAMDALEAGEINAGDVVVIRYEGPKGGPGMREMLAITAAIKGAGLGKDVLLLTDGRFSGGTTGLCIGHIAPEAVDAGPIAFVRDGDLIRVDIAARTLDLIVDEAELSSRREGWEPLPPRYTRGVLAKYSKLVHSAAEGAVTG, encoded by the coding sequence ATGCCCGCACCGCAGAATCCGAACACCGGCGAGTTCGACATCAAGCCCCGCAGTCGCGTCGTCACCGACGGCATCGAAGCCACCACCTCGCGAGGCATGCTTCGTGCCGTCGGCATGGGTGACGAGGACTGGGACAAGCCCCAGATCGGCATCGCGTCGAGCTGGAACGAGATCACCCCCTGCAACCTCAGCCTCGACCGCCTCGCGCAGGGCGCCAAAGAGGGCGTCCACGCCGGCGGCGGCTACCCGCTGCAGTTCGGCACCATCTCCGTCTCCGACGGCATCTCGATGGGGCACGAGGGCATGCACTTCTCGCTCGTGTCGCGCGAGGTCATCGCCGACAGCGTCGAGACCGTCATGATGGCCGAGCGCCTCGACGGCTCCGTGCTGCTCGCGGGCTGCGACAAGTCCATCCCGGGCATGCTCATGGCATCCGCTCGTCTCGACCTCTCCAGCGTCTTCCTCTACGCCGGCTCGATCGCACCGGGCTGGGTCAAGCTCTCGGACGGCACCGAGAAGGACGTCACGATCATCGACTCGTTCGAGGCCGTGGGTGCGTGCCTCGCAGGCAAGATGAGCGAGGCCGACCTCAAGCGCATCGAGTGCGCGATCGCCCCGGGTGAGGGCGCGTGCGGTGGCATGTACACCGCGAACACGATGGCCTCCGTGGCCGAGGCTCTGGGTCTCAGCCTCCCCGGCTCCGCCGCTCCGCCGTCGGCCGACCGCCGCCGCGACTACTTCGCCCACCGCTCGGGCGAGGCCGTCGTCAATCTGCTGCGCCAGGGCATCACCACGCGCGACATCCTCACCAAAGAGGCGTTCGAGAACGCCATCGCCCTCGCCATGGCGCTGGGCGGCTCGACCAACGTCGTGCTGCACCTGCTCGCCATCGCCAACGAGGCCGAGGTCGAGCTGAACCTGCACGACTTCAACCGCATCGGCGACCGTACCCCGCACGTCGCCGACATGAAGCCCTTCGGTCAGTACGTCATGAACGACGTCGACCGCCACGGCGGCATCCCGGTCATCATGAAGGCGATGCTCGACGAGGGTCTGCTGCACGGCGACGCGCTCACCGTCACCGGCAAGACGCTCGCCGAGAACCTCGCCGACCTCGACCCCGACCCGGTCGACGGCAAGGTCATCCACTCGTTCGACGACCCGATCCACGCCACGGGCGGCATCACGATCCTGCACGGGTCGATGGCTCCCGAGGGTGCCGTGGTGAAGTCAGCCGGTTTCGACGGCAACGTCTTCGAGGGCCCCGCGCGGGTGTTCGAGCGCGAGCGCGCGGCCATGGACGCCCTCGAGGCGGGCGAGATCAACGCCGGCGACGTCGTCGTCATCCGCTACGAAGGCCCCAAGGGCGGTCCCGGTATGCGCGAGATGCTCGCGATCACCGCGGCCATCAAGGGCGCGGGTCTCGGAAAAGATGTACTACTCTTGACGGACGGTCGATTCTCAGGCGGCACAACCGGCCTCTGCATCGGCCACATAGCTCCCGAAGCGGTCGACGCAGGTCCGATTGCCTTCGTGCGCGATGGTGATCTGATACGGGTCGATATCGCCGCTCGCACTCTCGACTTGATCGTCGATGAGGCCGAGCTGAGTTCCCGCCGCGAAGGCTGGGAACCGCTTCCCCCGCGCTATACCCGTGGCGTTCTGGCCAAGTACTCCAAGCTCGTGCACTCCGCCGCGGAGGGCGCGGTCACGGGCTGA